One Owenweeksia hongkongensis DSM 17368 genomic region harbors:
- a CDS encoding VOC family protein — MLSVSDLLKSKAFYEDVLGASIFRELGGDSIVLEFLGNWIYW, encoded by the coding sequence TCTGATCTCTTAAAGTCTAAAGCGTTTTATGAAGACGTGTTGGGAGCTTCCATTTTTCGAGAATTAGGAGGCGATTCAATCGTATTGGAGTTTTTAGGAAACTGGATTTACTGGTAA